A DNA window from Daucus carota subsp. sativus chromosome 3, DH1 v3.0, whole genome shotgun sequence contains the following coding sequences:
- the LOC135151494 gene encoding uncharacterized protein LOC135151494, protein MEKLVYALVHASRKLRPYFQAHKVEVRTAYPLRQIMHKPEVTGRMMKWAIELGQFDIDYRPRTAIKGQGLADFILEFPEDGENSGLLIKYDPDLPPQPDARKEDIPELWWTVHTDGAVNNDGAGAGIVLVSPEGHRLLNAIHFTFQLSNNDAEYEALVGGLKLALEMKVRRLVVKLDSMLVVEHIKGGYQAKGPKTAMYLKCVQRLLDQFEEVQVNKVPREFNGDADALAKLGSQKDAALLGVIRLEIQEVPSIPELDVMEVGDGVGHQTWMTPIWDFIKEGKLPEDKAEARRLRYKAARYVEYDGKLYKRGFNQPLLKCIDGDECTYVLREVHEGICGNHSGGNSLAMKILRQGYYWPTLRSDAFDFARACDKCQRFANFTHNQATSLTSMTSPWPFAMWGIDLIGELPKAKGGVKYAVVAVDYFTKWAEAAPLATITAKKIKDFAFNFIVCRFGIPYKLISDNGKQFDSKELRGLCDDLGIKKDFAAVYHPQSNGQTEAVNKIIKHT, encoded by the coding sequence ATGGAAAAGTTGGTGTACGCTTTGGTACATGCATCCCGAAAGCTACGACCCTACTTCCAAGCACATAAGGTGGAGGTAAGGACCGCGTACCCTCTTCGTCAAATCATGCATAAACCAGAGGTAACAGGTAGGATGATGAAGTGGGCGATTGAGTTAGGACAATTCGACATTGACTACAGACCACGAACCGCCATCAAAGGTCAAGGCCTGGCAGATTTCATTTTAGAATTCCCAGAAGATGGAGAGAACTCTGGCCTACTAATCAAATATGACCCAGACCTACCACCACAACCGGACGCCCGGAAAGAAGACATACCCGAATTATGGTGGACGGTGCACACCGACGGAGCAGTGAATAATGATGGGGCGGGTGCTGGCATAGTGTTGGTAAGCCCCGAGGGACACAGGCTCTTAAATGCAATCCACTTCACCTTCCAACTATCTAATAACGACGCAGAATATGAGGCATTAGTGGGGGGCTTAAAGTTAGCCCTCGAAATGAAAGTCAGAAGGCTCGTGGTAAAGCTCGACTCAATGCTGGTGGTAGAGCATATAAAAGGGGGATACCAAGCCAAGGGACCTAAGACAGCTATGTACCTCAAATGCGTCCAGAGGTTGCTAGACCAATTTGAGGAGGTACAAGTAAACAAGGTACCTAGGGAGTTCAACGGAGACGCCGACGCCCTGGCAAAATTGGGATCTCAGAAAGATGCTGCCTTATTGGGGGTAATTCGATTAGAAATTCAAGAGGTGCCTAGCATCCCGGAACTGGATGTCATGGAGGTAGGAGACGGCGTTGGACATCAAACATGGATGACGCCAATATGGGACTTCATCAAGGAAGGAAAATTACCCGAGGACAAAGCCGAGGCTCGGAGGCTAAGATACAAGGCGGCCAGGTATGTGGAATATGACGGCAAACTATACAAGAGAGGCTTTAATCAGCCATTGTTGAAGTGTATAGACGGTGATGAGTGCACCTACGTACTGAGGGAGGTCCATGAAGGCATATGTGGGAACCACTCGGGAGGCAACTCATTAGCTATGAAGATCCTGAGGCAAggatactactggcctaccctaaGGAGTGACGCCTTCGATTTTGCCAGAGCATGTGATAAGTGCCAACGGTTCGCCAACTTCACCCATAACCAAGCAACATCCTTGACCAGCATGACCAGTCCTTGGCCTTTTGCCATGTGGGGGATAGACTTGATTGGGGAACTCCCTAAAGCCAAGGGAGGTGTGAAGTATGCGGTGGTAGCTGTGGATTACTTTACCAAGTGGGCGGAGGCGGCACCCCTAGCCACCATCACAGCCAAAAAGATCAAGGATtttgcttttaattttattgtttgcAGGTTTGGAATCCCTTACAAGCTGATCTCGGACAACGGAAAGCAATTCGACAGCAAGGAATTGAGAGGCCTCTGTGATGACCTCGGAATAAAGAAGGACTTCGCAGCGGTGTACCACCCTCAAAGCAACGGGCAAACAGAGGCGgtgaacaaaatcatcaaacacacCTGA